ATTAGgagtaattacaaaaattaTGATCCATTGCCTGTATGGCTGCAGCTTACTTATAACATGCTTATTGGTTTGAGAAAATTTTGGAATATATAGggggaagaaaaaaggaagagatgATCTGTCTTCCAGTCTTCAAGAGCCAAGAGGTGCATCTTCCTTCTCCATACTAAAAGTAGATAAAATGGCACCCATCATAACCTGTTGACATACAAAAAGGTAAAGAAAGTAGGATTAGCCATGTCTGGTGCATGAATAGGACTGCTTCATTGAGAATTTTAGGTTCTGTTtggatgataaaaatatattaaatcgtttgtgaatagtaataaaatagtttatgaataataataaaatatgctgagattacaaattttaaaattgtaaatattatttttcaattgaaaatgataaatttaaaatcaagaTTGGTATCGCTCAAAAAATGAAGTAAGCCTCTCAAACAAACCAAAAGCAGCCTCTCAAACAAACCAAAAGCTTAAgctgcatgaaaaaaaaaaaaaaaccgagaaAGGAGTGAACTCACTTGGATCAACAGTGACCAGCATGGCTGTGCCTCCGAACTCGCAGGTGCCACCAGCAACCTTCGTCCTCTGCCAGTAACTATTGAAAGCATAGGAAGCGTGTGCAAACAGAGTGTTGGGTTGAAAGCATGACCCCTGCGGCTCAATTGAAGCACAATCAGCTCCTGACCAACAAGCATAGTCCATTGCTTCTTGAATTATTGGGTCAGGCACCGTGGGCTTAGCCACACACCATAGGGCTGTGCTTGGGGCAGTGTGTGGAGGTGGTGGCCCAGTCGGTGGGGGGTACAACACAGGCGGTTCAAACACCGGTGGGCTCGGAACAAAGCCGAAAGGTGATGGAACGGACGAAGGTGGGGTTGGGGTGTAACTTGGCGGGCTCAATGTGGGCCCAGGTGGGCTTGGAACATAGATAGGAGGACTATTTCCAACTTGTGGTGGGCCTGATACGATGCTTGGTGGGCTTGGAACGATCTCCGGTGGGTTCGGGGTGGGATTAAATTCTGGTGGGCCTGGAGTCGTGTTCGTTGGGCTTTGAGGTGGGCTTTGGATTGGGAGAATTGGTGGGAGAGTGTAAAAGGGTGTTGGTGGTGGTGATGAGGGTGTGTATCCTATGGGGGTTGGAATGGATGTTGAGGGGGGTAGGGGGGTATTGGGTGGATAAATGCAGTATGGAGGAACATTGTCAGGCAAGGGCATTGGACCTAGGGACTCAAATGGTGGTAAAGAAAATGGTGAACTCACACTGTAGGGTTGGACGTTTGATGAATCCAGCATTGGATCAATGTCTAAGTGCTCTGTGACTGTCATTTTCTTTGTAGTTTTGAGGACTGAACTTCTGGGATGTCTTGGACGTTTGAGTTGTTGCACTGATCTTCTTGCTTCTGCTTCACAAAAACATAGAGAGGCTTGTCAATTCTGATATTTTCTTACCACACAACAGTAATAATACATTGTCTTGGTTTCTAATCGTTAAAAAATGAAGCGCTCTCAATATCTATCTTGTCTATTGCAGAGCATTTTAAGCCTCATTTCATCAGAAACTTTGGGTTCATAAAAACAGAATGTAGAAtgtttttttggtaagtaaaacCATTGATGGAAATACTAACACTGCTTAAAAACTAAAAGAATGGCAATTTGGCATTTTGATATGTCAGTCTAAAGTAGTTTTCCAGTGGGATTAGTTCTATAAATTGATGGAACTCCTAAGTAATATACATGTACAAAAACCTTCACACACAAGAGGCTTACCACAATCAGTTAAGAAAATGGCTGTCATGGTTATAAACAGAAGTAGAAACCGAGCTCTCATGTAACCTCTGCTTGCTTCCATGACTTCCCAAAAACTATACACCACTCAAAGGCCAGAAGCCAACTACTCAAAAAATGGATTTGTATATATAGGCCGGTTTAGGACAGCCCTAGAAGCAGCCAAAGCAAGGGCGTGGGGAAAAAAGTGGGCTGAGTTGGCCATAAAGATTTATGCTTTGGCAGGCCAACTTTGTCTTACAGTCACTTTGCTCAGAGATGTATAACTGAAGTAATACAGAAAAAGGATGAAAAGGGGTCTAAGAGAAGGTGTATGTTAATGGAAGTTGTTCACCGACCATGTTGTATCTTTGCGTTATTATTTTTGCATGCAGTTGGCATATATGCTTGCCTTGGTTTTGGAACAAATGAAAGCGAGGGTTTTCTGCccttttgttttgcttgctttctACTCAaagctctctctttttcctcaaGGGCCAAAACCAAGATCCTTGTCGTATTGCTCTAATGGCTAGCtctatatacatgttatattcaaACTGCATGTGTATATCCatcatatatgttattttaattagatCCTGACTAAGCAATTCCTTTGTGGAAGTTTTACCCTGTATGTTGCATGTAGATCAGCACGTATAGATtctaaagaaaattaattaaatacgtACTTGGTAAAGTCATTAACTATAGGGTGGTGCTCCTCCCACTGCTGGGAGCTCTCGTTGGGGCTccttagttgttttgtggttttttttttttttttaaaatatatatatatttttaaatcttttaaatattgttcaaaacataaaaaaatcataatattattaaaaaataattacttaattattaagtaaaaataataataaaaaaataaaaaactctcaACAAGAGCCACCAGCGAGAAGAATAACATCTTCCTTATTAACTGTATTCTAAGCATCCTCTCTCATTCTTCAATTTTTAGCTCACCCAATGAAATTGACGTATCCATTAGCTAAAACAAAATGGCCATAAGCCCATTTTGCCGAAATTTATAGTTTAGAGGCGATTAGAGATGGAGTGATAGTTGAATAAAAATGCATGAATTTTCTCCAACTTAGATAAGTTAAAAAAGAGATGATGGACACATATTCCATTTCGAGTAATGGTAAATatagttatatgttatgcaagtATTGTAcattcctttcaaaaaaatagagtccgtcattaaaaaaattaattttttacgtgaatttcatatttattcacttttttttaaaatgagtgcgTGGTGCTTATACACtttatgattacaaatataatttatcattccATAATAAGGCACAAAGAACACATTTCTGTCATCCGAGGGGTGCAATTTTAACTTCCAACTAGAATTGGACCAAATTTGTGTCCAAGATTCAAATATCAATCCATTTTGTATGAACCatacaagttaaataaaatatatattgactTCATATTAGAATTATAATGTCATTTTCCAAGGCAATAAGAGGAGCTAAAGTTAAATGCTCCAACTTCCAATGTAATATGCCCAAAAACCATCCCCAGCTCTTTGAATACATTACAATATATATGTGAGTGTTGGAATTacattcattactttttattcaTTGATGGAATCTAACGACTTTGAAAAGTTGGCCTTACTCAACAAGCACCTTTCTTAGTAAGGTTGCTTGCTTCCTCTCATTGAAGATTCTATGGACAAGGAGACAATCTTACAATAATATACCATGTGAGAGAGCTTTTATTGGAGTTTTTTCAAATCAAAGAGACAAGTTctcaccaaacactctctccaGCCTCGACCCACACCATTTGAACCCCTCTCATGTCCATCTTCAGTTCGTGTCCCTTGAGAACCGATGCCACTGCCATTATAAAATAGGGCTATTGTGCACCTATTCGAAACACTTTTTATCCCTATGCTTTGCACCAACCCATGAGACCAGGTAAAATTCATCATAAACCAATCTTATATTCATCTTTCTTCAGTAGTATTAAGAGCCTGGtcatgtcaaaagagggattaTTTTTGCACATAGAGAAGACCATCAACAAATAAGTGCTTAGTTTGACAACTACACTTACATATTACAACCATTTAAGGAGAGTTTTGAACCCTAAGTACAAGTTCTTTCAAATCACTGTGGGAGGATTCAAACACaaagaattttcaaaatcttgTAACCCAATACTATTTTGAAGAAAACTAATGGGGAATCCTCaccataaagaaaaaaaatcattgcgTGAGACTGAGCCACTAcccaaaacaaaggaaaaattcAATGAAAACTTTTCAGCATAGCACTTGTGTGTATTATCATCGCCAAGGTTAGTGGAAGTCAGTGATTCATTTGCAACACCAACACTGTCGTTCAAGCCATTAGAAAAGGGTCAAGGATCCATAATTCCAAACTCGAGAAGTTAGATTGTTTCTCAAAGTTGAAGTCAACGTTATCGGTCAAAATGACACCGTTTTGATCAACAAAAATAAGGATTCACAAACAATTGCACACAATGACATTGTCATTCATCGATTATAAAGGATCTTGTGCTCGTGTCTCCAACACCCCTATTGGTCCAAGACAATATCGTTTTAGACAacaaaggaaatgatatcacGCCGATGCCAGTCATACCGGGCCGAAGATCTGCCACACAGCCCCCAAAGGGCCGAAAGAGTATTGCTTACAATCCATTCTGCTCAGGCTTTCCAACTCATTAAGGAAGCAGACCAAGatttaggttctgcttggcccttcaaaattttcatctcaaacataaaattttcatctcatcattacaactttttcaaattcctatacaaaatataataaacaatttaactttttcctagttttttcaaattccaatacaataataatattaaaatataatattttaatatttaatcttaaaactcaaaattcttatctgagaattctcagtggccaagcagaaccttagACTTGATCTATGACCGACCCAACAACCCACGATCCGTAGCTAACATAGAAAGCCAAGCCGCAAGTTAAATCGCTCATCAAGCTGATTAGTAAGCCAAACCCGCGAGCTGATATCCAATTCATTGTACCAGTTCTGAATTGGAATAGtttaagagcattggcattggtttcatcaaaatcattttcaaaatttgataaaaagtataaattttttataaatctaaaattttccTATCCATAATCTcacattggattcatcaaaataataatataatattattattttaataataatataaatttttttttcatattttacaattaaactaagtatatgtacattaataatttgatCTCAAATTACTCCACCATATCAATAAACTACacaaatatgttaatatatccCAAAATTGGTGCAATGCAATGCAAAAGAAGTGAGTAAAAAAATATCCTGTTTATACTGCAGTATAATGTACTATTGCTGGTCATGGATATTTAACGAAGTGtagtttatttatgtattagtGCAATACTCTAGTAATTTGATCTCAAAATATCCATGTGAATAAACTACACAAATAAGACCTGCTTCCTGGAAGCTAGAATGGAGACAACCAATATTGCTCAAATATCCAAATAGAattgtataaataaaatctgCTAGAGTTCATTCAGAAAGACACATCCTGAGATTTTTCATTGAAATTCAGCCTCAAGTCATCAATGACACCACATAACAATGACACTAATTCATAATGAATAAATGACACAATAAACAACTATGCTTCAGATTTTCCCATCCATAAACAGATCCAAATACACAGTTTCTCAATACAAACAGCTTCTAACCACAATTCACTTCCAAAATATCCCACAAACAACCTCCAAAATACAAGCAACTTCACATAAACAACCTCCGAAGGCAGGACTGGAAGCACCTAAGAAAATCAGCAAAAATATCAGGAAAAAAATTAAGCCAAACTCAGTCATCTGTATAATcagttttataaatttttctgtgatgacccgctttcgagtgtattttcgctgaaataattgtttttatttttattaatattttagttatttattttaatttatttacgttttaaaattatttttaatttatttgatgttgtgttttattgcctttagttgttttgtggtttttaatctctttttggtggtttagtgttgttttcccggactgaggattggacctcatcttttccctacatctcttttcctttttctcttctttttcctttttctttttttttctttttccttctttcttttttcctttctttttcttttttctttcttttcttttttttcttttctttctcccgctcgagcccccccggcctctctctctcttctctctccctcacgccggaagcttCTCACCGTCGACCCATCgccatccggccaccgtgggcgacaccacccccaccgttcggttcgtctccctccggtgcaccaccccaccgaacctcagccccatcaGGCCAgctgtttggccggaaaacgcccaacaaagccgcacggcttttgcCCTGATCcgccgctgtcgctccacctccggccaccatttcttcaccacttcatcaccggtcccttgccgtcctaacccacccatttctggcctccaacgaccaccggaacagctcccacgagctagctttcctttttgggaaatccagcctctttccggcgattccgccgccacccacggccaaccaccacttccaatagcttcacaaccatccttagaccattccctatcaatcccaagccctagtttatcccctttcaaaagtgggtttttcacaacccacggccacagtgaattttcactgtgacgttgcttttccggcgccgtttgcaacgccgcgtgttttctaaaattgccatatagcactgtaagtattttccaaaccctatttttagatttaaatatatattgctctttcaattatttaatctgttggttggttgattccggactgagtccgaggagttcgggggtcggatggatggaggacggagttgcttgatttattgttttatggttggttgtttgttttgaagcattgataattgcatttgcatggcgcatgcatgtgtttttattttatttgagaaaccctgttttgctggcgtgattggattttcgggtgcgtgtgtctcacgagcccaagccgggatgggttattatctcggtggagctcctctggtcactcgggagtggataatactgagtgacgtcccctgagttgtcgctgggtgacgacgggagcggggctagaggatggcctggccaggtacgcgcagggtgCGAGtatgggcatcgctctactcaccgactccgtggcccttcgctggcgagggctagaggatggcctggccaagtacgcgcgaggcgcgagtctgggcatcgctcgtttaggtgtcacatgcgcgatccttacctgcggtgtggcacatagccagggtgtgcggatgatccctaggggagatcatggtgcatgcataaccggtttattttatggttttcggatgcgggccattttctgggaaaatggcgagttttggttttgaggcttttgatccattttctgggaaaatggtggtttgggccattatctgggataatggcgaggcgtggtttttaagaatatgtttttattgggccaaatgggtttttggtgtgcgtgggaaaaaaatgtggttttgcggggcatgtgcattgatttttcttgcatccatgttgtttgagttctatgtgtttttatctggtagtgtttgggttttacttacctgcggtaccatttttggttccgtagcttttggtgcagcgttcgaggaggaggaggaggaggctgaacccgaggatgcggctccgccgggttgctgatgctttgctttaaatttggtttaaaaactgtatttgtgtttttgtaatattttatttatgtacgttttaaacagcttgtattacgttaagaaaattctggtacttagttatgactttcgttctccgctgcgtgttcttccgtgcacatttgttgcttttgcacacactcggcacacgtcgttagggtggtgacccgggttgtcaccatccggacgtctcgatttccccgtgtccgtgcgtagggatttgggggcgtcacaggtggtatcagagcggtttggctctgggtaaaaccacatgtcccgtaggcagtaccagaatgctttttaaagttgtgttttgaaaattatgttaagtacagttgttttatttgttttatttgtttgagcttgtttttttgtttgtatttatttggttatgtttttgcaagctggtttcttttgtttcttgctgtgtggtgtggtttcgtttttgttggttttatgatggttttatttgttttcttaaatgagggtcaagagtggtgttgtggcaggaatatggggagaccaaggaaatctacccaggaaccacgggacaatacctccagagatgactccctagccgaagcaatacggcagatgacggaatttatgcagcagagtgcgaggtctcaacagacagggccttggccacaacaaggaccttggccataacaagggggtccttggccaccatcaggaggaccttatccaccgtcaggagagccttgtccgcaacaaggagggttttggccacaaccaggaggtccttggccatatcagggagggccttggatgtatccaggagggtccagtagtatggtgcaagccggatgcacctatgagcgcttcctggcgcataggactccacacttcactggaaatgaggatccacttcaggctggaaaatggatcaaagatctggagaaaacttttgaggtgtgtggatgctctgaggcacagcaagtactctacgccagctatctcttgcaaggtaccgcttctgattggtgggataccaagagggtgctgttggaatctgaactgggatctttcgctgcggtgacctggcagcgtttcaagaaggagttcaatgaccgcttctttcccgcatcggtaaggaagcaaaaggcaagagagttctccaatctggtccaagggggcgcgacagtggaacagtacgcccggaggttcatagaacttgagtggtttgctcctcaccttgtcgccactgaggagatgcgagcagatcgtttccaggaggggctgcatcatgacatacgccgtatggtggtcagccatcggatatccacttttcaggaattagtggatgtggctacccttgtggagcgggaaaataatctgagtgtgggttcCCCTCTAGGGcataagaggtggagtttttctggtgaaggaagcagctcgggttcgccccagaagtttgttcagcggaccggaactcgacctccaacgtcctcaggtgttcgtatgggaggacgggtgtctatttgtggagcttgtaatagagctcatgagggcgagtgttggatgagtagcggaccccagtgttaccggtgcggccaagtgggacatatcgctcgggattgctccgtcagagttcaagaaagccgtggaggtagacacgatGGAAGAGCCAACctgagacaagcagtgcaagcccgggtttacgctgtcacacccggagaggtggatgatgaggcaccagcgacccataatgctggagtaattacaggtatggtttaatttaattttaagttggatttatttcttttggtgtttttggtttattctttgctttttggatttcatgggttgtgtgtttggttcaggaagagtccgtttgtatgagttttatgcttgtactttgtttgattctggtacttcacaatcgtttgtgtcttccacgtttgcacgggtgtgtgatttggtcacggaaccgttgccgaaggctatggtagtggctctacccgatggtgagacggtgtggtgttccaaggttgctttgggatgcccgttaaattttgagggaagattcctggatgctgatttggtggtgttcaagctgttaggttttgatatcatcctcgggatggattggctataccgatattccgcgagtattaattgcagaagtcggataattagctttcagcttccagatggtgattgtctgaaatttgcggggagtagattaaaagaaaagcagatgattatatcggcgattcaggcaaggagagagattgcatggggagcggatgcattcttggtgtaGATGGTGTCCaagccgtctgagaagaagtctttggcagacattccagttgtggaagaattccccgatgtgtttgtgtatgacttgcccggactaccccctgttcgggagatggagtttgttatagaattggaacctggagcggctcctgtgcataaagctccttatcgcatggcaccggctgaattaaaagagttgaagactcagttgcaagagttggtagagaagggatttattcagcctagtacgtcgccgtggggtgcaccagttttatttgttaaaaagaaagatggaaccctccgtatgtgcattgattatcgggaattgaacaaggtgaccatcaaaaataaatatcctctcccgtggatagatgatttgtttgatcagcttcaaggagcagccgtgttctctaagattgatctgaggtcaggatactaccagctgagaatcagagaccaggatgtgcctaaaactgctttcaggtcgaggtatgggcattatgaatttaaggtgatgccgtttgggttagctaatgcccctgcagcgttcatggatttaatgaatcgagtgtttcgaccttatctggattcctttgtggtagtatttattgatgatatactgatttattcccgagatgttgaagagcatgtgtatcatcttagtctggtacttgagaggttgagagaacaccagctattcGCCAAGctaagcaagtgtgaattctggttggaagaagttaaattccttgagcacgtaatttcccggggcggagtggctgttgatcctagtaaggtagaagccattttgtcatggtagcgcccgactacagtgcgcgaggtcaggagtttcttggggctcgccggatactaccgaagatttgtagagggttttgctcacCTATCCGGatctctcacagctttgactcggaagaatacagaatttgtttggttagagaaatgtgagagaagcttccaggaattaaagaataggttgacaacggcaccagtgttagcactcccagaaccacataagccattcgtagtcttcagtgatgcgtctaagttcggtttgggttgtgtccttatgcaggaaggacgggttgtagcctatgcatctcgtcagctaaaggaccatgaaaagaattatccgacgcatgatctagaattggctgcgattgtttttgcccttaagatctggcggcacttcttgtatggggaagcttgtgaggtatttactgatcacaagagtttgaagcatttgttttcccagaaaaatctgaatatgaggcagaggcgatggctggagctaatcagtgactattagtgtgagatcaagtaccatccggggaaggcaaatatagttgctgatgctttgagccggaagtcacacttggaagatgaagccgagccgtcagaattggaatcgttgctttgtgggatgagaagtctccttatagagagttcgcagcaagtggagattttgtcttcagttctcgatattcgggtaactgattttgaagaattgaaaactctccaaagaaaggatccgaagctgctgaacatcaggaagagagtcagaaaatctcgagggccgttgcactatagcatggatagtgatgggatacttcggttccgagatcgcagagtggtccctaaggactcagatttcaaagaacggatcatggcggaagctcatgcggccccttattcagttcatcccggcaatacaaagatgtatcgagacttgaagaaaaattactggtgggatggaatgaagaaagacgttgccttatatgtggagaaatgccacacgtgccgtcaggtgaaggccgagcatcagagacctgcaggtatgctccaacccctccctattcctgagtggaagtgggatgacatcacgatggacttcgtagtgggtttgccgagaacgcctagtgggaagaattctgtttgggtgattgtggaccggttaacgaagagtgctcattttctgcctgttaataacaccgactctttgggtaagttgacccgtttgtatgtcaaagagatagtgcggctacacggcgtaccaaagagtatagtgtcggatcgagatccgaggtttacgtcgcagttctggaagagtttgcaggcagctttgggtactaagttgaagttcagtactgcttctcacccgcagacagatggccagtcagagcgcaccattcagaccctggaagacatgttgcgagcatg
This Carya illinoinensis cultivar Pawnee chromosome 11, C.illinoinensisPawnee_v1, whole genome shotgun sequence DNA region includes the following protein-coding sequences:
- the LOC122281775 gene encoding extensin isoform X1, which produces MEASRGYMRARFLLLFITMTAIFLTDCAEARRSVQQLKRPRHPRSSVLKTTKKMTVTEHLDIDPMLDSSNVQPYSVSSPFSLPPFESLGPMPLPDNVPPYCIYPPNTPLPPSTSIPTPIGYTPSSPPPTPFYTLPPILPIQSPPQSPTNTTPGPPEFNPTPNPPEIVPSPPSIVSGPPQVGNSPPIYVPSPPGPTLSPPSYTPTPPSSVPSPFGFVPSPPVFEPPVLYPPPTGPPPPHTAPSTALWCVAKPTVPDPIIQEAMDYACWSGADCASIEPQGSCFQPNTLFAHASYAFNSYWQRTKVAGGTCEFGGTAMLVTVDPSYDGCHFIYF
- the LOC122281775 gene encoding extensin isoform X2 encodes the protein MEASRGYMRARFLLLFITMTAIFLTDCEARRSVQQLKRPRHPRSSVLKTTKKMTVTEHLDIDPMLDSSNVQPYSVSSPFSLPPFESLGPMPLPDNVPPYCIYPPNTPLPPSTSIPTPIGYTPSSPPPTPFYTLPPILPIQSPPQSPTNTTPGPPEFNPTPNPPEIVPSPPSIVSGPPQVGNSPPIYVPSPPGPTLSPPSYTPTPPSSVPSPFGFVPSPPVFEPPVLYPPPTGPPPPHTAPSTALWCVAKPTVPDPIIQEAMDYACWSGADCASIEPQGSCFQPNTLFAHASYAFNSYWQRTKVAGGTCEFGGTAMLVTVDPSYDGCHFIYF